In one window of Paracoccus liaowanqingii DNA:
- a CDS encoding response regulator has protein sequence MNNILQDARILLVEDEMLICLDIEFMLQEFGCKVVGPAATVSKALALIDMEQIDLAVLDVNLGHEKSYPIVDRLTMLDIPFLLSTGYAEIDATYDDCPRLQKPFSRTQLRDRLIRLRAVALDENGAKHDHQV, from the coding sequence ATGAACAACATCCTCCAGGATGCCCGCATCCTCTTGGTCGAGGACGAGATGCTGATCTGTCTCGACATCGAGTTCATGCTGCAGGAGTTCGGCTGCAAGGTTGTCGGTCCTGCCGCGACGGTGTCGAAGGCACTCGCTCTGATTGACATGGAGCAGATCGATCTTGCCGTGCTCGATGTGAACCTGGGACACGAGAAGAGCTACCCGATCGTCGACCGACTGACGATGCTGGACATCCCGTTTCTGCTGTCCACTGGATATGCGGAGATCGACGCGACATACGACGACTGTCCGAGACTTCAAAAGCCCTTTTCCAGGACGCAGCTGCGAGATCGCCTCATCCGTCTTCGTGCCGTGGCTCTTGATGAAAATGGCGCGAAGCACGACCATCAGGTTTGA
- a CDS encoding IS481 family transposase: MLISLHKQAATTPKIRAAIQASTEPAWMVAERYGISMQTVWKWRSRDSVHDRSHTPHRLQSTLTPAQEAVAVSLRKSLLLPLDDLLSVVREFLNPHVSRSGLDRCLRRHGVGNLRALKPALPRPAHGAFKAYEPGYVHVDVKYLPQMADESRRRYLFVAIDRATRWVFVRIYPAKTAANARRFLRDLERAAPMRITKVLTDNGKEFTDRLFGLRRRGPTGNHDFDRLCADLGIEHRLAPPLHPQTNGMVERFNGRIEDVLQSHRFRSGEDLEQTILRYVRLYNGQLPQSVLKGRTPIDALKDWQKQRPDLFRKRPYNHAGCDR, encoded by the coding sequence ATGCTGATCTCTCTTCACAAACAGGCAGCGACGACACCGAAGATACGAGCCGCGATCCAGGCAAGCACGGAACCGGCCTGGATGGTGGCGGAGCGCTACGGCATCTCCATGCAGACCGTCTGGAAGTGGCGGAGCCGAGACAGCGTCCATGACCGATCCCACACGCCGCACAGGCTTCAGTCGACGCTCACGCCGGCACAGGAAGCTGTGGCAGTGTCCCTGCGCAAGTCGCTGCTGTTGCCGCTGGATGATCTGCTGTCGGTGGTGCGGGAGTTCCTGAACCCTCATGTCTCGCGTTCCGGACTGGACCGCTGCCTGCGCCGGCATGGCGTGGGCAATCTGCGCGCTTTGAAGCCTGCCTTGCCACGACCTGCGCACGGGGCCTTCAAGGCTTACGAGCCGGGCTATGTGCATGTCGACGTGAAATATCTGCCGCAGATGGCCGACGAGAGCCGCCGCCGGTATCTGTTCGTCGCCATCGACCGCGCCACGCGGTGGGTCTTCGTGCGCATCTACCCGGCGAAGACGGCGGCCAACGCCCGCCGGTTTCTGCGCGATCTGGAACGCGCCGCGCCGATGAGGATCACCAAGGTGCTTACAGATAACGGCAAGGAGTTCACCGATCGCCTGTTCGGACTTCGCCGCCGGGGCCCTACCGGCAACCACGATTTCGACCGCCTCTGCGCCGACCTCGGCATCGAGCACCGCCTGGCCCCGCCCCTGCACCCGCAGACCAACGGCATGGTCGAACGCTTCAACGGCCGGATCGAGGACGTCCTGCAGAGCCACCGCTTCCGCAGCGGCGAGGATCTCGAACAGACCATCCTGCGCTACGTCCGGCTCTACAACGGTCAGCTTCCGCAATCAGTGCTGAAGGGCCGAACGCCCATCGATGCGCTCAAGGACTGGCAGAAACAACGGCCGGACCTGTTCAGGAAGCGGCCCTATAATCACGCGGGATGTGACAGATAG
- the istB gene encoding IS21-like element helper ATPase IstB, which translates to MLTHPTLDQLRNLRLDGMAEAFVELQTQDATAELSHPEWLGLLVDREIASRNTRRFQTRMRAAKLRHIGAAIEDVDFRTPRRLDRMLFQQLATGRWIADARNLMITGPCGVGKTWLACALGQRACRDNLTVIYQRMPRLFVDLELAHGDGRFPRLFRSLVKADLLILDDWGPDRLTAGQRRDLMEIVEDRHDRGSILITSQLPVSAWHDVIGEPTFADAILDRLVHNAHRLNLDGPSMRRSGNPTENLDEGHSA; encoded by the coding sequence ATGCTCACCCACCCGACCCTGGACCAGCTCCGCAACTTGCGGCTCGACGGCATGGCCGAGGCGTTTGTCGAATTGCAGACGCAGGACGCCACCGCAGAACTGAGCCATCCCGAATGGCTCGGCCTGCTGGTCGACCGCGAGATCGCCAGCCGCAATACCCGCCGTTTCCAAACGCGCATGCGTGCAGCGAAGCTACGTCACATCGGCGCCGCAATCGAAGATGTCGACTTCCGCACTCCGCGTAGACTGGACCGAATGCTGTTCCAGCAGCTTGCCACCGGGCGCTGGATCGCAGACGCCCGCAATCTGATGATCACCGGGCCATGTGGCGTTGGAAAGACCTGGCTCGCTTGCGCCCTCGGCCAACGCGCCTGCCGCGACAACCTCACCGTCATCTATCAGCGGATGCCGCGCCTCTTCGTCGATCTCGAACTTGCCCACGGTGACGGGCGCTTTCCGCGCCTGTTCCGGTCCCTGGTGAAGGCTGACCTGCTCATCCTCGACGATTGGGGCCCGGATCGCCTGACCGCCGGCCAGCGGCGCGATCTGATGGAAATCGTCGAGGACCGGCATGACCGCGGCTCGATCCTGATCACCAGCCAGTTGCCGGTCTCGGCCTGGCACGACGTGATCGGCGAACCGACATTTGCCGATGCCATCCTCGACCGCTTGGTCCACAACGCCCATCGCCTCAACCTCGACGGGCCGTCAATGCGCCGCTCGGGTAATCCCACCGAAAATCTTGACGAAGGTCACAGCGCCTGA
- a CDS encoding sensor histidine kinase: protein MANDGISNSRETKSDGPSDIGLLLAVCENASGALFVLDKKQRCIYMNTAAVELTGYRLEELQGRPLHDFIHHTHPDGSHYPIEDCPIDRAFPESCRQRGHDVFIHRDGHFYDVAYTASPLERDSVVVGTVVEVRDISAELAAHRALEEETRTLETLNRTGSMLAGTLDLEEIVQAVTDAATELSGAQFGAFFYNTVKEGEAMHLYTLSGAPREAFSAFPQPRHTAIFGPTFVGGTAIRLDDVRSDPRYGLNVPFNGLPSGHLPVTSYLAVPVISRTGEIHGALIFGHAEQGIFSTRSERIVTSIAAQASIAIDNANLFTAAQRQIAERERSEAHQKLLAQELNHRVKNMLATVRSIATQTFRGEATDTARNVFEGRLLSLSKSHSLIMEKNWKDVSLESVLSTGLLPFFGEIAMSDRVFLEGEAIQLTPKLALALGMGIHELATNAVKYGAMKNDVGKIEIRWRDIGDNTLCITWVEKDGPAVAPPNSKGFGTLLLERGLAHELDGAVKIVHDPAGLICEIRMPLPEMTA, encoded by the coding sequence ATGGCGAACGACGGCATAAGCAACTCACGAGAAACCAAGTCAGATGGACCTTCCGATATCGGTCTGCTTCTGGCGGTGTGCGAGAACGCTAGCGGCGCACTGTTCGTTCTCGATAAGAAACAGCGCTGCATCTACATGAACACGGCCGCCGTCGAGCTCACAGGGTACAGGCTGGAAGAGCTTCAGGGGCGCCCGCTTCACGACTTCATCCACCACACCCATCCTGACGGTAGTCATTACCCGATCGAAGACTGCCCGATCGATCGGGCCTTCCCCGAGTCCTGCAGGCAGCGCGGGCACGACGTCTTCATCCACAGGGACGGCCACTTCTACGACGTCGCATACACGGCCAGCCCACTCGAGCGCGACAGCGTGGTTGTAGGAACGGTGGTTGAGGTCCGGGACATTAGCGCAGAGCTTGCAGCACACAGGGCCCTCGAGGAAGAAACACGGACGCTGGAGACGCTGAACCGGACAGGATCTATGCTTGCCGGAACCCTTGATCTTGAAGAGATCGTCCAAGCCGTTACCGACGCCGCTACCGAGCTTTCCGGCGCACAATTCGGCGCCTTCTTCTACAATACGGTGAAGGAGGGGGAAGCGATGCACCTTTACACGCTCTCCGGCGCTCCTCGCGAAGCCTTCTCGGCATTCCCTCAGCCTCGGCACACGGCGATCTTCGGGCCCACATTCGTCGGCGGCACAGCTATCAGGCTCGACGATGTCAGAAGTGACCCGCGTTACGGGCTGAACGTCCCGTTCAATGGCCTGCCGTCCGGGCATCTGCCGGTGACAAGCTATCTCGCCGTGCCCGTGATCTCGCGAACCGGAGAAATCCATGGTGCGCTGATCTTCGGCCATGCGGAACAAGGCATCTTTAGCACGCGCAGTGAGCGGATCGTGACGTCGATCGCCGCGCAAGCCTCCATTGCGATCGACAACGCCAACCTGTTCACCGCAGCGCAGCGGCAGATTGCGGAACGTGAGCGGTCGGAGGCCCACCAGAAGCTGCTGGCCCAGGAACTCAACCACCGCGTCAAGAATATGCTCGCCACTGTACGCTCCATCGCGACGCAGACGTTCCGCGGAGAAGCAACTGACACGGCGAGGAACGTCTTCGAGGGTCGCCTCCTGTCTCTTTCCAAAAGCCACAGCCTGATCATGGAGAAGAACTGGAAGGACGTCAGCCTGGAGTCCGTCCTGTCCACCGGCCTGCTTCCCTTTTTTGGGGAGATCGCCATGAGCGACAGGGTCTTTCTCGAAGGCGAGGCAATCCAACTGACGCCAAAGCTGGCGCTGGCCCTTGGCATGGGCATTCACGAACTCGCTACGAACGCGGTCAAATACGGTGCGATGAAGAATGATGTCGGGAAAATCGAAATCCGGTGGCGCGACATCGGCGACAACACGCTCTGCATCACTTGGGTCGAGAAAGATGGGCCCGCCGTCGCGCCACCCAATAGCAAAGGCTTCGGGACACTCCTGTTGGAGCGTGGCCTGGCCCACGAGTTGGACGGCGCCGTCAAGATCGTCCACGACCCCGCCGGCTTGATCTGCGAGATCCGCATGCCCCTTCCGGAGATGACCGCATGA
- a CDS encoding GAF domain-containing protein: MFDRVVQTCKSLFNCEASLISLIDEKNDRQFFKAEAGLPESLAEKRETPLAYSFCKTVVAQSKPLVVFNAAIDVRFKDNPSVEEFGIMAYLGVPIKDRHGDAIAALCVIDIKARSWSTNDVDILAALGTGVSSQVQLMLALQTSKGFEEFNLNNDDVPQASELFPSALFQYFQHADGRETIDQVSSGCMRIWEVSEAEIMDSFGNIFAMCISDDLVGAYASLGHAAGSLVSWNHQWRIVTPSGHQKWLRGHGQPEMVPGGGIKWSALVQDITQVRENANFT; this comes from the coding sequence GTGTTTGACCGTGTGGTCCAAACATGCAAGTCGCTGTTCAACTGCGAGGCGAGTCTCATATCATTGATTGACGAAAAGAACGACCGACAGTTTTTCAAGGCAGAGGCGGGATTGCCAGAGTCGTTGGCGGAAAAAAGAGAAACGCCTTTGGCCTATTCTTTTTGCAAGACAGTTGTCGCTCAGTCCAAGCCATTGGTTGTTTTCAATGCTGCCATTGACGTTCGGTTTAAGGACAATCCCTCCGTTGAGGAATTTGGGATCATGGCATATCTCGGCGTGCCTATAAAGGATCGACACGGAGATGCGATTGCTGCGCTGTGCGTAATCGATATCAAGGCACGGTCTTGGTCGACAAATGACGTGGATATTTTGGCAGCTCTTGGAACGGGGGTCTCAAGTCAGGTTCAGTTGATGCTGGCATTGCAAACTTCAAAAGGGTTTGAGGAATTCAATCTCAACAATGATGATGTGCCGCAGGCCTCTGAACTTTTTCCGAGTGCCTTGTTTCAGTACTTTCAGCATGCCGATGGCCGGGAGACTATAGATCAGGTCTCATCCGGGTGCATGAGGATCTGGGAAGTTTCCGAAGCAGAGATAATGGACAGCTTCGGGAATATATTTGCCATGTGCATTTCTGACGATCTCGTGGGAGCTTATGCGTCCCTTGGCCATGCGGCGGGAAGCTTGGTATCCTGGAACCACCAGTGGCGTATAGTCACACCTTCAGGTCACCAGAAATGGCTCAGGGGCCACGGGCAGCCGGAAATGGTTCCTGGAGGGGGAATTAAATGGAGCGCGTTGGTGCAGGACATTACTCAGGTCAGGGAGAATGCAAATTTTACCTGA
- a CDS encoding sensor histidine kinase, with translation MDKDHVDAPAVAPETGGSPAEELEYRLRQQRLAAEYGAFALRTHDLGALLHEATRVCALGLHSRFCKVMEYLPDEGQFILRAGVGWRPGVVGRARIGADLDSPTGYAFQTGEPVISNHLEGETRFRTPTLLRDHGIRRAINVPVQGEASRYGILEVDSPTEGRFTTADLAFLQGFANLLGVAIERHHVEEALRASEARLRAAVAHQEVLTREISHRVKNSLAMVAGLLSMQRRESSDPALAKALDDAEARVTTIAQVHDRLWRADEVHSVQLAAFLGELCDQLRTTARPGQTLSCTLAPVSIATDQAVPLALLVNELVTNAFKYAYPAGAGDVQMTVEEAGPGRLRLTVSAA, from the coding sequence ATGGACAAGGATCATGTGGACGCCCCCGCCGTCGCGCCGGAAACGGGCGGCAGCCCGGCGGAGGAACTGGAATACCGGCTGCGCCAGCAGCGGCTTGCGGCCGAATACGGCGCCTTTGCGCTGCGGACCCACGACCTTGGCGCGCTGCTGCACGAGGCGACGCGGGTCTGCGCCCTGGGCCTGCACAGCCGCTTCTGCAAGGTGATGGAATACCTGCCCGACGAGGGGCAGTTCATCCTGCGCGCCGGGGTCGGCTGGCGGCCCGGCGTGGTCGGCCGGGCGCGCATCGGCGCCGATCTGGACAGCCCCACCGGCTATGCCTTCCAGACGGGCGAGCCGGTCATCTCGAACCACCTGGAGGGCGAGACGCGGTTCCGGACCCCGACCCTGCTGCGGGACCACGGCATCCGGCGCGCGATCAACGTGCCCGTGCAGGGCGAGGCCAGCCGCTATGGCATCCTCGAGGTGGACAGCCCGACCGAGGGGCGCTTCACCACGGCCGACCTGGCCTTCCTGCAGGGCTTCGCCAACCTGCTGGGCGTGGCGATCGAGCGCCATCACGTCGAGGAGGCGCTGCGGGCCAGCGAGGCGCGCCTGCGCGCGGCGGTCGCCCATCAGGAGGTGCTGACGCGCGAGATCAGCCACCGGGTCAAGAACAGCCTGGCGATGGTGGCGGGGCTTCTGAGCATGCAGCGGCGCGAGTCGTCGGACCCCGCCCTGGCCAAGGCGCTGGACGATGCCGAGGCCCGCGTGACGACCATCGCGCAGGTCCACGACCGGCTGTGGCGCGCCGACGAGGTGCACAGCGTCCAGCTGGCCGCGTTCCTGGGCGAGCTGTGCGACCAGCTCCGCACCACCGCCCGTCCCGGCCAGACGCTGAGCTGCACCCTTGCCCCGGTGTCGATCGCGACCGATCAGGCCGTGCCGCTGGCGCTCCTGGTGAACGAGCTGGTGACCAACGCCTTCAAATACGCCTATCCGGCGGGTGCGGGCGATGTGCAGATGACGGTGGAGGAAGCCGGACCCGGGCGGTTGCGGCTGACCGTTTCTGCGGCGTGA
- a CDS encoding sensor histidine kinase, with protein sequence MTSIDPAPDASSLAFLSGGGELGALMRDLDWASTALGPAEGWTANLKITAGIVLRSPVAMVLLWGEKGIMIYNDAFAAFSRDRHPMMLGMKVRQAWPEVAGFNDNVLKVGLAGGTLSYRDQELTLNLDGASGAVWLNLDYAPVLDENGRSVGVLAVVVETTGAVQAVRQGRAETERLQQLFAQAPGFMAMLGGPEHVFELVNPAYEQLIGHRKVEGQPVRAALPEIVNQGFIDILDRVFESGQAYTGKAIKIGLQRTVDGPVEERFVDFVYQPIIGGDGKVSGIFVEGYDVTDRVHGEAHLRLLMNELNHRLKNTLATVRAIARQTLQGSGPMEVAREALSARISALSRAQNVLTSRNWQGSDIRDVVASAIAPHSDSADTRFSITGPSVSLSPRAALSLSLALHELATNAAKYGALSTNAGRVEITWSLAGNPEPRLDLEWQEHGGPPVALPSSKGFGTKLIERGLANELDAVVSLEYPPAGFVLKMSAGMASLQERSEASSE encoded by the coding sequence ATGACTTCCATCGACCCGGCTCCAGACGCTTCCAGCCTGGCCTTCCTGTCCGGCGGGGGCGAACTGGGTGCGCTCATGCGCGACCTGGACTGGGCCAGTACGGCCTTGGGGCCAGCCGAGGGTTGGACTGCCAATCTCAAGATCACGGCGGGCATCGTGCTGCGCTCGCCGGTGGCGATGGTCCTGCTCTGGGGTGAAAAAGGCATCATGATCTACAATGATGCCTTCGCGGCCTTTTCGCGGGATCGACACCCGATGATGCTCGGGATGAAGGTGCGTCAGGCTTGGCCGGAGGTTGCCGGCTTCAACGACAATGTCCTGAAGGTTGGATTGGCAGGCGGCACGCTGTCCTACAGGGATCAGGAGTTGACCCTCAACCTGGACGGGGCATCGGGGGCGGTTTGGCTCAATCTGGACTATGCGCCGGTTCTTGATGAGAACGGCAGATCGGTGGGCGTCCTGGCGGTCGTGGTGGAAACGACCGGAGCAGTCCAGGCCGTCCGACAGGGGCGGGCAGAAACAGAGCGGTTGCAGCAGCTGTTTGCGCAGGCCCCCGGCTTCATGGCAATGCTGGGCGGGCCCGAGCATGTCTTCGAACTCGTCAATCCGGCATACGAGCAGCTCATCGGACATCGAAAGGTCGAGGGTCAGCCCGTTCGTGCCGCCCTCCCCGAGATCGTGAACCAAGGGTTTATCGACATCCTGGACCGGGTGTTCGAAAGCGGTCAGGCCTATACCGGCAAAGCCATCAAGATTGGCTTGCAACGGACGGTCGATGGCCCCGTGGAAGAACGCTTCGTCGATTTCGTCTATCAACCCATCATCGGGGGTGACGGAAAGGTTTCTGGGATCTTCGTCGAGGGTTATGACGTGACAGATCGCGTCCATGGGGAGGCACATCTGCGTCTCTTGATGAACGAGTTGAACCATAGGCTCAAAAACACCCTCGCCACGGTGCGGGCGATCGCGCGGCAGACGCTGCAGGGCAGCGGCCCGATGGAAGTGGCGCGGGAAGCCCTTAGCGCCCGCATTTCCGCTTTGTCGCGAGCTCAGAACGTGCTGACAAGCCGCAACTGGCAGGGCTCGGACATTCGCGATGTCGTGGCCTCCGCAATTGCACCCCATTCCGATAGTGCAGACACCCGTTTCAGCATCACGGGCCCGTCCGTCTCCTTGAGCCCTCGCGCGGCTCTCTCGCTTTCTCTTGCCCTGCACGAGTTGGCGACCAACGCGGCAAAGTATGGCGCCCTGAGCACGAACGCAGGGCGCGTCGAGATTACCTGGTCACTGGCCGGGAACCCAGAGCCACGGCTGGATCTTGAATGGCAGGAACATGGGGGACCACCAGTGGCACTGCCGTCAAGCAAGGGATTTGGAACGAAACTGATCGAGCGGGGCCTGGCCAACGAGCTCGACGCCGTGGTGAGCCTTGAATATCCGCCTGCGGGGTTTGTACTCAAAATGTCGGCAGGGATGGCGTCCCTCCAGGAGCGGTCCGAAGCAAGTTCCGAATGA
- a CDS encoding HU family DNA-binding protein encodes MIRSELVRKLAKAHPHLSPLMVEAAMESILNQITDSLAQGKRVEFREFGSFASKVRKQRMSRDPRNGDPVKVEAKQVPTFRASKLLLARLNGES; translated from the coding sequence ATGATCCGTTCCGAACTGGTCAGGAAACTTGCCAAGGCCCACCCGCATCTGTCGCCGCTGATGGTTGAGGCCGCCATGGAGTCGATCCTGAACCAGATCACCGACAGTCTCGCACAGGGCAAGAGGGTTGAGTTTCGGGAGTTCGGAAGCTTTGCGAGCAAGGTCCGGAAGCAAAGGATGAGCCGGGACCCCCGAAATGGCGACCCTGTGAAGGTGGAGGCGAAGCAGGTCCCGACGTTCAGAGCCTCAAAGCTGCTCTTGGCGCGCCTGAATGGGGAGAGCTGA
- a CDS encoding IS630 family transposase (programmed frameshift), translated as MMAIEITRTDMSTSELRAAAARTKDAKAVRRILAIALVLEGADRKTAAEACGMDRQTLRDWVHRYNAEGITGLSNRYWAGPTPLLNSEQKAELARMVREGPDLEADGVVRWRCVDLKRKIEDRFGVVMHERTVGKQLAALGFRRLSVRPQHPRSDPLAQEAFKKNFAATVKAALPETAHGKPLEVWFQDEARVGQQGTLTRTWAECGTRPRAPRDTRYKWAYIFGAVCPSRATTAALVMPRADTSAMNAHLAEIAKTVASGAHAVLVMDGAGWHNSSALRIPDNITIVTLPPYAPELNPVENIWAYLRANCLAITVFDTYADIVDRCCSAWNAFANDPERVRSIATREYAKGVSA; from the exons CTGATGGCGATTGAGATCACTCGAACGGATATGTCGACAAGTGAGCTTCGGGCGGCGGCGGCGCGCACAAAGGATGCAAAAGCGGTGCGGCGGATTTTGGCGATCGCTCTTGTTCTGGAGGGCGCGGATCGCAAGACGGCGGCGGAGGCCTGCGGCATGGACCGGCAGACCCTGCGCGATTGGGTTCATCGCTACAACGCCGAGGGGATCACCGGTCTGTCGAACCGGTATTGGGCAGGCCCGACGCCGCTCCTGAACTCTGAGCAGAAAGCGGAACTTGCCCGGATGGTCCGTGAAGGGCCTGACCTTGAGGCCGATGGGGTGGTCCGCTGGCGCTGCGTCGATCTCAAGCGCAAGATCGAAGATCGCTTCGGCGTGGTCATGCACGAGCGGACGGTCGGCAAGCAGCTGGCAGCCCTTGGCTTCCGCCGCCTTTCAGTGCGCCCACAGCACCCCAGATCCGACCCGTTGGCACAGGAGGCATTTA AAAAAAACTTTGCCGCTACGGTAAAGGCCGCCCTGCCGGAGACGGCGCACGGGAAGCCATTGGAGGTGTGGTTTCAGGATGAAGCACGCGTAGGTCAACAGGGGACGCTCACCCGGACCTGGGCCGAGTGCGGAACCCGGCCTCGTGCGCCGCGCGACACCCGCTACAAATGGGCCTATATCTTCGGCGCCGTCTGTCCATCGCGCGCCACGACCGCGGCACTTGTCATGCCACGTGCCGATACCTCGGCCATGAACGCTCATCTCGCTGAAATCGCGAAAACCGTCGCGTCGGGCGCCCATGCCGTGCTCGTGATGGACGGCGCCGGCTGGCATAACTCCAGCGCTCTGCGCATCCCCGACAACATCACCATCGTGACGCTTCCGCCCTATGCGCCAGAGCTGAATCCGGTTGAGAACATCTGGGCCTATCTGCGCGCAAACTGCCTCGCCATCACCGTCTTTGACACCTACGCAGACATTGTCGACCGATGCTGCAGCGCATGGAACGCCTTCGCAAACGACCCCGAGCGCGTCCGATCGATTGCCACGCGTGAATACGCAAAAGGGGTCAGTGCTTAG
- a CDS encoding response regulator, which produces MTVLKVLVVEDEMLIAMDMEDMLVEMGFKVIGPAPCLEKGTELACRETIDLAVLDINLAGRDSFPIADILRERGIPFIFASGYGAAGLSDDYADTTTLQKPVEFLQLRAAMSSLQ; this is translated from the coding sequence ATGACGGTACTCAAAGTCTTGGTCGTCGAAGACGAGATGTTGATCGCCATGGACATGGAAGACATGCTCGTCGAGATGGGTTTTAAGGTGATTGGTCCCGCTCCCTGCCTGGAGAAGGGGACGGAGTTGGCATGCCGGGAGACCATCGATCTGGCCGTTCTGGACATCAATCTGGCGGGGCGCGATTCATTTCCGATCGCCGACATTCTGCGGGAACGGGGGATCCCCTTCATCTTTGCAAGCGGCTACGGAGCCGCCGGACTGTCGGACGATTACGCCGACACGACCACGCTTCAAAAGCCGGTTGAGTTCCTGCAGCTCAGGGCAGCAATGTCCAGCTTACAGTAG
- the istA gene encoding IS21 family transposase, with protein MKRLTMRKIREALRLHAGGLSTRKIAESLGVGQSTACDYLKRVERAGLSWPLAAQMTDAALEALLFHPTGGPNRLVEARPDWPAIHRELRRPGVTLSLLWEEYRAVHPEGYGYSRFCDLYKRWSGRLTPVMRQHHVAGERLFVDYAGTTLEVMDGATGEVRRAQLFVAALGASNLTYAEATWSQGLSDWIGAHCRAFSYLGGVPAQVVSDNLRSGVTKACFYEPAVNRTYADMAAHYGTALAIVLGPMADNGSLPARPRKPRDKAKVEVAVQIAQHWIAARLRNQRFFSLPELNAAIRVLLDQLNDRVTRHLGASRRDLFEEIERSALRSLPAEPYVFSEWKQCTVGLDYHVEVDKHYYSAPHSLLREKVWVRFTARTIEIFHLGKRVAAHARTSSNRKHTTVADHMPASHRRYSDWSPARLKSWAAKIGPNTATLVAVILRDRSHPEQGFRSCLGIMRLAKPYGPEALEAACERALTIGARSYSSVNSILKNNLHRSSRPEPAADGPAIQHGNIRGPGYFH; from the coding sequence ATGAAGAGACTGACGATGAGGAAGATCAGAGAAGCACTGCGGCTGCATGCTGGCGGGTTGTCGACGCGGAAGATTGCCGAAAGCCTCGGCGTCGGGCAGAGCACGGCGTGCGATTATCTCAAGCGGGTCGAGCGCGCCGGTCTGAGCTGGCCGCTTGCGGCGCAGATGACGGACGCGGCGCTGGAAGCGCTGCTGTTTCACCCGACCGGCGGCCCCAACCGTCTCGTCGAGGCCCGGCCGGACTGGCCAGCGATCCATCGTGAACTGAGGCGGCCGGGCGTGACCCTGTCGCTGCTCTGGGAGGAATACCGCGCGGTTCATCCCGAAGGTTATGGCTATAGCCGCTTCTGCGATCTCTACAAGCGCTGGAGCGGCCGGCTGACGCCGGTGATGCGCCAGCACCATGTCGCCGGCGAGCGGTTGTTCGTTGACTACGCCGGCACCACACTGGAGGTCATGGACGGAGCGACCGGCGAAGTTCGCCGGGCGCAGCTGTTCGTCGCCGCACTCGGCGCCTCGAACCTGACCTATGCCGAAGCAACCTGGAGCCAGGGGCTGTCCGACTGGATCGGCGCCCATTGCCGGGCATTCAGCTATCTCGGTGGGGTGCCGGCGCAGGTGGTGTCGGACAACCTGAGGTCCGGCGTCACCAAGGCCTGCTTCTATGAGCCCGCGGTGAACCGGACCTATGCCGACATGGCCGCGCATTACGGCACCGCGCTCGCCATTGTCCTCGGACCGATGGCGGACAACGGCTCGCTGCCGGCCCGGCCGCGCAAACCGCGCGACAAGGCCAAGGTCGAGGTGGCGGTCCAGATCGCCCAACACTGGATCGCGGCGCGCCTGCGCAATCAGCGCTTCTTTTCGTTGCCAGAACTGAACGCCGCGATCCGCGTCCTCCTCGATCAGCTGAACGACCGAGTGACCCGGCATCTCGGCGCCAGCCGGCGGGATCTGTTCGAAGAGATCGAGCGCTCGGCGCTCCGCTCCTTGCCAGCCGAGCCTTATGTCTTCTCCGAATGGAAGCAATGTACGGTCGGGCTCGACTACCATGTCGAGGTCGACAAGCATTACTACTCGGCGCCACACAGCCTGTTGCGCGAGAAGGTCTGGGTCCGTTTCACTGCCCGGACGATCGAGATCTTCCACCTTGGCAAGCGTGTCGCGGCCCACGCGAGGACCTCGTCCAACCGCAAGCATACCACCGTCGCCGATCACATGCCGGCCAGTCATCGGCGCTATTCCGACTGGTCGCCCGCGCGGCTGAAGTCCTGGGCGGCAAAAATCGGTCCGAACACCGCCACCCTGGTCGCGGTGATCCTGCGCGATCGCAGCCACCCCGAGCAGGGCTTCCGCTCCTGCCTCGGTATCATGCGCCTGGCCAAACCCTATGGCCCCGAGGCGCTGGAAGCGGCCTGCGAGCGGGCGCTCACGATCGGGGCGCGGTCCTACTCTTCGGTGAACTCGATCCTGAAGAACAACCTGCATCGCAGCAGCCGGCCCGAACCCGCCGCGGACGGGCCCGCGATCCAGCACGGCAATATCCGCGGCCCCGGTTACTTCCATTGA